The Teredinibacter sp. KSP-S5-2 genomic interval AGCTGGATGTCTTCCAGCTTATTTGCGAGTTTTTGATATTCTTCTGATTTAATCATTCGGCTTGCTCCTTGCAAAGTAGGTTCTCTACATGTGTGTAGTGCCATTGCTGCGAATACCAAAAAATATGCTCAATACCAAAGGTGTGGGCGCTGTCTTGCAAATGCGCTTTATCATCACAAAATAATGAACGGCTTTCAGCCCAGGTTCGTCCGAGGTCTTTGTAATACCTTATGGTTACGCCGCTTTTGTCGACTGCGAAAATATGGCCGTTGGTCATGAGCGATTCGATAGTTAATGTGTTGGGATAGTGCTCTTGTAAAATGGCCAATAACTCAACCGGGGTGTAGTGATCAATATTATCGCAAATAATGAATTGGATAATTTGATTCGTAACTTGGTAGGCTAAAATAGTTCGGTGGCTCATGTGTACGTCTCCATGTTGTTGTTTGTTGGACACATGAACGCTTCAATTTAAGAAGTAATCCAGTCGAATGTTGAACGAGACGATCAGTTCTAAAAATTATTTTTGAGTGGGGAGGTGTTCCTCCCCAGTGAATGATTTAATCAATTTTGGTATAGATGTGTGGGTAGCTTTGCGGAGAATATTTTAGTATCTCCCACTTTCCGTTTTGAAAAATATGCAAATACGAGGCGTCCATTTTCTCTGCCTGGTTTAGCAGAGTGTCTTTGCTTATGCAGGCGATAGGTCGGTTTCTTTGCCAGGATTCTCCGCCATCCCTGTGGTAGGCGTAAGCATTGTCGTCTTCGATATAGGAAAGATTACCAAGGTCAATCAGCGATTTGGCTTTTTTATATTCGTTAAAGTGGGTGCTTAAGGCTTTACCTACGCCGCTTGGATCTCCGTCAAAATGGCAGTAGATAGAAATATACATATTGTCTTCGAGTTGTAGGGCGATGCAGCTTCGTGTCGACATTTTTCTTTTTCCTTTGTGTGTTTCGGTAGACACATGAACGCTTCAATTTCCATCTTAATCAAGTTGATGGTTGAGTTAGGTGATGGCTTTTTAAAAGCTAAATATTTCGCGTTGGTGATCGTCGGAATGAAAATGGCGGGACTTGGAATAAGCCCCGATGAACCATTAGTTTTTGATCGCGTAGACACGATCACCCGCTTCGTTTTTAGAAGATTCGATGGTGTAGCCATCTTTATTCATTAGGTTGCTGATCGTGCCGCGCACGGTGTGTTTTTGCCAGCCAAGTGTCTTTTCAATTTCATTCAAAGAGGCGCCTCCGTCGCGTTCAAGCAATTCAATGAGTTGTTGCTTTTTTGTCGGCTTTTTGACTGTCTTTTTTTCGGGTTCGTTTTCCGCTTTGGCTTTCTTTTGAGGCTTGGGTTTGGCTTTGATTTTGTTTTCGCTCTTAGGGATCTGATCTGCAATGGCTTCCCTGCCTGCGTCAGAAATGCAATATAAATCGCCGTGTTCTTCGATCAGGCCGCGTGTTTGCAAGCCATTAATTACTCGGCCAATAAGTGCGGGTGTGACATTACTGGGTAGGGGCAATACGCTACCATCTTCGCGCTGTGCGGCGTTTACCAGGGCTTCTGTTTGGGTTGCGGTAAGTTTACTCATGGTGTTTTCCTCTTGCCGTGTTGGCCATAATATTTGGTTGGGTTGGGATTTTTTTGCACACGCCGTCAAGTGTTGTTCGAATGCTCGCGAGTAACGCGCCGTGATCAAAGCTCACCTGATCAATCGGTAAATAAAATCGGTGTTCAGA includes:
- a CDS encoding DUF3489 domain-containing protein yields the protein MSKLTATQTEALVNAAQREDGSVLPLPSNVTPALIGRVINGLQTRGLIEEHGDLYCISDAGREAIADQIPKSENKIKAKPKPQKKAKAENEPEKKTVKKPTKKQQLIELLERDGGASLNEIEKTLGWQKHTVRGTISNLMNKDGYTIESSKNEAGDRVYAIKN